From Streptomyces chrestomyceticus JCM 4735, one genomic window encodes:
- a CDS encoding AAA family ATPase: protein MARQSTPDHGPQAGPEPEGWWVFRGPAPLPAAPPWRYFAAARRRAEAPAPYLMDRNEVSVVNAALHLHRPLLVTGRPGTGKSSLARAVAAELGLGDVLRWSVNSRSTLADALYRYDAVGRLREASLRREREAVRTAPRRLRDHRGSFTTDIGHYLRLGPLGTALAATDRPRVLLVDELDKSDIDLPNDLLVVLEEGEFEIPELARLSEQHQDVHVLTDGSRERVRVHRGVVSCAHFPVVVMTSNGEREFPPAFLRRCVRLDLPDPTPERLRQIVAHNLGPQALTEAEDLIDGFLQRSKTETLATDQLLAAVHLRITGADLTKDELLAAVMHRLDEPMSP from the coding sequence GTGGCCCGACAGAGCACGCCCGACCACGGCCCGCAAGCCGGGCCGGAGCCCGAGGGCTGGTGGGTGTTCCGCGGTCCGGCGCCGCTGCCGGCGGCGCCCCCGTGGCGCTACTTCGCCGCCGCCCGCAGGCGGGCCGAGGCGCCCGCGCCGTACCTGATGGACCGCAACGAGGTGTCCGTCGTCAACGCCGCCCTGCACCTGCACCGCCCGCTGCTGGTCACCGGCCGCCCGGGCACCGGCAAGAGCTCGCTGGCCCGCGCCGTCGCCGCCGAGCTGGGGCTCGGCGACGTGCTGCGCTGGTCCGTCAACTCCCGCTCCACCCTCGCCGACGCGCTCTACCGCTACGACGCGGTGGGCCGGCTGCGCGAGGCGTCGCTGCGCCGCGAGCGGGAGGCGGTCCGTACGGCGCCGCGCCGGCTCCGGGACCACCGCGGCTCCTTCACCACCGACATCGGCCACTACCTGCGCCTGGGCCCGCTCGGTACGGCGCTGGCCGCCACCGACCGGCCCCGGGTGCTGCTCGTCGACGAGCTGGACAAGTCCGACATCGACCTGCCCAACGACCTGCTGGTGGTGCTGGAGGAGGGCGAGTTCGAGATCCCGGAGCTGGCGCGGCTGTCCGAGCAGCACCAGGACGTGCATGTGCTGACCGACGGCAGCCGGGAGCGGGTACGGGTGCACCGCGGCGTGGTGTCCTGCGCGCACTTCCCGGTCGTGGTGATGACGAGCAACGGCGAACGGGAGTTCCCGCCCGCCTTCCTGCGCCGCTGCGTCCGTCTGGACCTGCCCGACCCGACCCCCGAACGGCTGCGCCAGATCGTCGCCCACAACCTGGGGCCGCAGGCGCTCACCGAGGCCGAGGACCTCATCGACGGCTTCCTCCAGCGCTCCAAGACCGAGACGCTCGCCACCGACCAGTTGCTGGCCGCCGTCCACCTGCGGATCACCGGTGCCGACCTGACCAAGGACGAGCTGCTCGCCGCGGTCATGCACCGCCTGGACGAACCCATGTCGCCATGA
- a CDS encoding thioesterase family protein — MAQVTIGNSEFDRDTAVVRRAPGHYEADLSAGWTIIHAVNGGYLLALMGRALGDALPHPDPFSVTAHYLTASVPGPAVIRTEVVRTGRTMSTGTATLVQFEEDGSEVERLRVLAAYGDLDTLTDDVRTTAKPPAIPPYEHCLGTESAPGGQPTIPGSTAIADRLTIRLDPATCGWAVGAPSGNGEMRGWFGLADGRDPDPLSLLLTVDALPPTAFEIGLTGWVPTVELTTHVRRRPAPGPLRVAITTRNLAGGFLEEDAEVWDSADHLVAQSRQLARAPRSASTVA; from the coding sequence ATGGCACAGGTGACCATAGGTAACAGCGAATTCGACCGCGACACGGCGGTCGTCCGCCGCGCCCCCGGCCACTACGAGGCGGACCTCTCCGCGGGCTGGACGATCATCCACGCGGTCAACGGCGGCTACCTGCTCGCCCTGATGGGCCGCGCCCTCGGCGACGCCCTGCCGCACCCGGACCCCTTCTCGGTCACCGCGCACTACCTGACCGCCTCGGTCCCCGGCCCCGCCGTCATCCGTACCGAGGTCGTCCGCACCGGCCGCACCATGTCCACCGGCACGGCCACCCTCGTCCAGTTCGAGGAGGACGGCAGCGAGGTCGAGCGGCTGCGGGTGCTCGCCGCGTACGGCGACCTCGACACCCTCACCGACGACGTACGGACCACCGCCAAACCGCCCGCCATCCCCCCGTACGAACACTGCCTGGGCACCGAGAGCGCCCCCGGCGGGCAGCCCACCATCCCCGGCAGCACCGCCATCGCCGACCGCCTCACCATCAGGCTGGATCCGGCCACCTGCGGCTGGGCCGTCGGCGCGCCCTCCGGCAACGGCGAGATGCGCGGCTGGTTCGGTCTCGCCGACGGCCGCGACCCCGACCCGCTGTCGCTGCTGCTGACGGTGGACGCGCTGCCGCCCACCGCCTTCGAGATCGGTCTGACCGGCTGGGTCCCCACCGTCGAGCTGACCACCCACGTCCGCCGCCGTCCGGCCCCCGGCCCGCTGCGCGTCGCCATCACCACCCGCAACCTGGCGGGCGGCTTCCTGGAGGAGGACGCGGAGGTCTGGGACAGTGCGGACCATCTCGTGGCCCAGTCCCGCCAACTCGCCCGTGCTCCCAGGTCCGCCTCCACCGTGGCCTGA
- a CDS encoding trimeric intracellular cation channel family protein, which yields MLHVLYLVGISAFAASGVLAAYRANMDPFGGLVLAFAAATSGGTLRSLILDDHPLYWTHDWVLLTLIVCVSVGTIIYLRYWELPRKSLLVVDAVGLSVVTVIAARAAIAAGATPLAVIILAVMSGVAGEVIRDVLCGEFPPLLLREDVYAIAALAGAASYLGLHHLQVRADIAAVVCAGLVFALRMAAVYFGFHLPRPQQLKPRS from the coding sequence ATGCTTCACGTGCTCTACCTGGTCGGCATCTCGGCCTTCGCCGCGAGCGGGGTGCTGGCCGCGTACCGCGCCAACATGGACCCGTTCGGCGGCCTGGTGCTCGCCTTCGCCGCCGCCACCTCCGGCGGCACCCTGCGCAGCCTGATCCTCGACGACCACCCGCTGTACTGGACCCACGACTGGGTGCTGCTCACGCTGATCGTCTGCGTCAGCGTCGGCACCATCATCTACCTGCGGTACTGGGAGCTGCCCCGCAAGTCGCTGCTGGTCGTCGACGCGGTCGGGCTCTCCGTCGTCACCGTCATCGCCGCCCGCGCCGCCATCGCCGCGGGCGCGACCCCCCTCGCGGTGATCATCCTCGCGGTGATGAGCGGCGTGGCGGGCGAGGTGATCCGCGACGTGCTGTGCGGCGAGTTCCCGCCGCTGCTGCTGCGCGAGGACGTCTACGCCATCGCGGCACTCGCCGGCGCCGCCTCCTACCTGGGCCTGCACCACCTCCAGGTGCGCGCCGACATCGCCGCCGTGGTCTGCGCCGGGCTGGTCTTCGCGCTCCGGATGGCGGCGGTCTACTTCGGCTTCCACCTGCCGCGCCCGCAGCAACTGAAACCGCGCTCCTGA
- a CDS encoding trypsin-like peptidase domain-containing protein → MDQPLFRSFVSVRDTGRAVGAGVLLADDLVLTCAHVVNSALGRDRYDQTLPGPGQEVRVRLPHVAADRDLTARVEPALWSPPRATAGGSRPVPPGAHLHHGDLAVLRLPGPAPAGAEPAPFLPHAYGNEVIALWASGHPLPTVRAVPRVSAPPWVALDVVGGTEVREGFSGGPLWDRDRQAVVGLVVADLQAPAGARQPPAAATLYAISVPAIEAELPELPPPLVPTARRGVQQLLAVLETILTTPDAVRGCEELLASRLLRPSLGPGADLDRLVGLAVGVRRGVPELLQAVREVMPAGSGPQWERLRRVARAVSPGESLTRKQQRDLNGLLAHCGRTDPRQLLADVLPHAIELPAVTGLADALDVLEGFEAQGAQPMPPLLQGVVRIGVDESEAGAYPAEDLEAWTERTALRLGVDVAAVRQYAADVRGYRAERARAAAEHHTRPSFHPTDLHAARNAAHHDTRPPAGWAGVGSAAVGTAPVGTAPVEAAPAPVGPAPSANGSRPSRYGTEGGARLSEVPRVQVELLPTATGRHYTYQVWAWSGGDAPHRLVLARDTEVTSEQVVDDIHRVLVEEIREDPEPALVEFFLPAAWLGLPVDRWESFDSDEDGPFGLGFTRRVVIRTARRSRESYAGWKRRTAALDTARSLVLDHGSTDRKVARARLELQPEVGTVIVCCEPRHHGALLRQCVQAGVHTVLWHREEHGESVAAGLLELVEGGHHTQLPETVRLERAKAVAEAASTGHRGRQLSLMYDAPDHRPPQLAPDAWVLTQP, encoded by the coding sequence GTGGATCAGCCGCTGTTCCGCTCCTTCGTCTCGGTACGCGACACCGGAAGGGCCGTGGGCGCCGGCGTCCTGCTCGCCGACGACCTCGTGCTCACCTGCGCGCACGTCGTCAACAGCGCGCTGGGCCGGGACCGTTACGACCAGACGCTGCCGGGCCCGGGCCAGGAGGTCCGCGTCCGGCTGCCGCACGTCGCGGCCGACCGGGACCTGACCGCCCGGGTGGAGCCCGCCCTGTGGAGCCCGCCGCGCGCGACGGCGGGCGGCAGCAGACCCGTACCGCCCGGCGCCCACCTCCACCACGGCGACCTGGCCGTGCTCCGCCTGCCGGGCCCCGCGCCCGCCGGGGCCGAACCCGCCCCCTTCCTCCCGCACGCCTACGGCAACGAGGTCATCGCCCTGTGGGCCAGCGGCCACCCGCTGCCCACCGTGCGCGCGGTGCCCCGGGTCTCCGCGCCGCCCTGGGTGGCGCTGGACGTGGTCGGCGGCACCGAGGTCAGGGAGGGGTTCAGCGGCGGGCCGCTGTGGGACCGCGACCGGCAGGCCGTCGTCGGACTCGTGGTGGCCGACCTCCAGGCCCCGGCCGGTGCCCGGCAGCCCCCGGCCGCCGCCACCCTCTACGCGATCAGCGTCCCGGCGATCGAGGCCGAACTGCCCGAGCTGCCGCCGCCCCTGGTGCCCACCGCCCGGCGCGGCGTCCAGCAGTTGCTGGCCGTCCTGGAGACGATCCTGACCACCCCGGACGCGGTCCGCGGCTGCGAGGAACTGCTCGCCTCCCGGCTGCTGCGGCCGTCCCTGGGCCCCGGCGCCGACCTGGACCGGCTGGTCGGCCTGGCCGTGGGGGTCCGGCGCGGCGTGCCCGAACTCCTCCAGGCCGTACGGGAGGTGATGCCGGCCGGCAGCGGGCCGCAGTGGGAACGGCTGCGCAGGGTCGCCCGCGCCGTCAGCCCCGGCGAGTCCCTGACCCGCAAGCAGCAGCGCGACCTGAACGGCCTGCTGGCGCACTGCGGCCGTACGGACCCGCGTCAGTTGCTCGCCGACGTACTGCCGCACGCCATCGAACTGCCCGCCGTCACCGGGCTGGCCGACGCCCTCGACGTCCTGGAGGGCTTCGAGGCCCAGGGCGCGCAGCCCATGCCGCCGCTGCTGCAGGGCGTGGTGCGGATCGGGGTCGACGAGAGCGAGGCGGGCGCGTACCCCGCCGAGGACCTGGAGGCATGGACGGAGCGGACCGCCCTGCGGCTGGGCGTCGACGTGGCCGCCGTACGCCAGTACGCGGCCGACGTGCGGGGCTACCGCGCGGAACGGGCACGGGCCGCGGCCGAGCACCACACCCGCCCGTCATTCCACCCCACGGATCTTCACGCCGCCCGCAACGCGGCTCACCATGACACGCGGCCGCCCGCCGGCTGGGCGGGCGTCGGGAGCGCCGCGGTGGGCACGGCACCGGTGGGCACAGCACCGGTGGAGGCGGCCCCGGCGCCGGTGGGCCCCGCCCCCTCGGCGAACGGCAGCCGCCCGTCCCGGTACGGGACCGAGGGCGGCGCGCGGCTGTCGGAGGTGCCGCGCGTCCAGGTGGAACTGCTGCCCACCGCCACCGGACGGCACTACACGTACCAGGTCTGGGCGTGGAGCGGCGGCGACGCCCCGCACCGCCTCGTCCTCGCCCGGGACACCGAGGTGACCAGCGAGCAGGTGGTGGACGACATCCACCGGGTGCTGGTCGAGGAGATCCGCGAGGACCCCGAGCCGGCCCTCGTCGAGTTCTTCCTGCCCGCCGCCTGGCTCGGGCTGCCGGTGGACCGCTGGGAGTCCTTCGACAGCGACGAGGACGGCCCCTTCGGGCTGGGCTTCACCCGCCGGGTGGTGATCCGCACCGCCCGGCGTTCGCGGGAGAGCTACGCCGGGTGGAAGCGGCGCACCGCCGCCCTGGACACCGCCCGCAGCCTCGTCCTGGACCACGGCAGCACCGACCGCAAGGTGGCCCGCGCCCGCCTGGAACTGCAGCCCGAGGTGGGCACGGTGATCGTCTGCTGTGAGCCGCGGCACCACGGGGCGCTGCTGCGCCAGTGCGTCCAGGCGGGCGTCCACACGGTCCTGTGGCACCGCGAGGAGCACGGCGAGAGCGTCGCGGCGGGCCTGCTCGAACTGGTCGAGGGCGGGCATCACACCCAGCTCCCCGAGACCGTACGGCTGGAGCGGGCCAAGGCGGTCGCCGAGGCCGCGTCCACCGGCCACCGGGGACGCCAGCTCTCCCTGATGTACGACGCGCCCGACCACCGGCCACCGCAACTGGCCCCGGACGCCTGGGTACTGACCCAACCATGA
- a CDS encoding alpha/beta hydrolase, producing MSLTGTPFFVVLVIATVLAVLATLLLWGRVRGPHPLRWLARILLIGLCQLTAICVVAVAINNSYGLYASWDDLLGTEQDAIAMPGPPVARAKFNTGPNGIKDTYFRGAKSQLSGQVMVWTPPQYDDPAYRKTKFPVVMLLHGVPGSPQSWLEQGGMPGDLQQLVDGNAAHPFILAMPVVNPGSVDTDCSDTPHRKTATWMATDVTDLISHHFRTAPGPKNWGLLGFSTGGYCAAKLPLQYPKTFGAGVAFDPDPLTGDPDVLTDPALRQRNSPQWLVRHAKADVGLFLATSAQDPISPPANIERLKKAAEGTRTRVKTLVLPTGGHNYGTWTRMYPAAFGWLSQELTAPEPSA from the coding sequence ATGAGCCTGACCGGAACCCCGTTCTTCGTGGTGCTGGTGATCGCGACGGTGCTCGCCGTCCTCGCCACGCTGCTGCTGTGGGGCAGAGTCCGGGGGCCGCACCCCCTGCGCTGGCTGGCCAGAATCCTCCTGATCGGCCTGTGCCAGCTCACCGCCATCTGCGTCGTCGCCGTCGCCATCAACAACAGCTACGGCCTCTACGCCTCCTGGGACGACCTGCTCGGCACCGAGCAGGACGCGATCGCCATGCCGGGGCCGCCGGTCGCGCGCGCCAAGTTCAACACCGGTCCGAACGGCATCAAGGACACGTACTTCCGCGGGGCGAAGTCCCAACTGTCCGGCCAGGTGATGGTCTGGACACCGCCGCAGTACGACGACCCGGCGTACCGGAAGACCAAGTTCCCCGTGGTGATGCTGCTGCACGGCGTGCCCGGCTCACCGCAGTCCTGGCTCGAACAGGGCGGCATGCCCGGCGACCTCCAGCAGCTCGTCGACGGGAACGCGGCGCACCCCTTCATCCTCGCCATGCCCGTCGTCAACCCGGGCAGCGTGGACACCGACTGCTCCGACACCCCGCACCGCAAGACCGCGACCTGGATGGCGACCGACGTCACGGACCTGATCAGCCACCACTTCCGCACCGCGCCGGGGCCGAAGAACTGGGGGCTGCTGGGCTTCTCCACGGGCGGGTACTGCGCGGCCAAGCTGCCGCTCCAGTACCCGAAGACGTTCGGCGCGGGCGTGGCCTTCGACCCCGACCCGCTGACCGGCGACCCGGACGTGCTCACCGACCCGGCGCTGCGGCAGCGCAACAGCCCGCAGTGGCTGGTCCGGCACGCCAAGGCCGACGTGGGGCTGTTCCTCGCGACCTCGGCGCAGGACCCGATCAGCCCGCCCGCCAACATCGAGCGCCTCAAGAAGGCCGCCGAAGGCACCCGGACCCGGGTGAAGACGCTGGTGCTGCCGACCGGCGGGCACAACTACGGGACGTGGACGCGGATGTACCCGGCGGCCTTCGGGTGGCTGAGCCAGGAGCTGACGGCGCCGGAGCCGTCGGCGTAG
- a CDS encoding CU044_2847 family protein — translation MGEMALSIDEGTGENTVVWLHLAPAGAHGTNGAARPAEPEKPGEGDDAGLELPDGFGHSRPVSVDGRVARALTRGGETLEGALRPLGAVLGSIHRSLAAGDHRPDEVTVEFGVTLGSDLSLGVFSGQGEASFKVSATWNLGSGSTT, via the coding sequence ATGGGGGAAATGGCACTGAGCATCGACGAAGGCACCGGTGAAAACACGGTCGTCTGGCTGCACTTGGCCCCGGCCGGCGCCCACGGTACGAACGGCGCGGCGCGGCCCGCGGAGCCCGAGAAGCCCGGGGAGGGTGACGACGCCGGACTGGAGCTGCCGGACGGCTTCGGCCACTCCCGCCCGGTCAGCGTGGACGGACGGGTCGCCCGGGCGCTGACCCGGGGCGGCGAGACGCTGGAGGGCGCCCTGCGGCCGCTGGGCGCCGTCCTGGGCAGCATCCACCGTTCGCTCGCCGCCGGCGACCACCGGCCGGACGAGGTCACGGTGGAGTTCGGCGTCACCCTCGGCTCGGACCTGAGCCTGGGGGTCTTCTCCGGCCAGGGCGAGGCCAGCTTCAAGGTCTCCGCCACCTGGAACCTCGGCAGCGGCAGCACGACCTGA
- a CDS encoding BTAD domain-containing putative transcriptional regulator, whose amino-acid sequence MEAPAEAVGGRTAEEPVEEPSGAEPEPAVEPAAYPSGARPVPALPVEELREPLRFTVLGPVGLWRGDQRIDIASRLDRALLAALLLRHEGVASEAELLNALWGGDPPRSARSMLDHSIARLRKALGEDEHVLVRERVGYALRADAGTDIEMDLERAEGYERAARAARDAGEWERARMLLDAALGLWRGEPLAGLPGPYAQSERLRLTEWRYTLAEDRIECDLWLGRYDEAQTELSELLARTPSRPRLRELLALARGQGRTGRTDPAPRSPRAPLRITVLGPVRVLRDGVDLATGTPQQRALLAVLVLRAGRVIAEDDLIEALWGDDPPNAAHAALRTYASRLRKALGPDADVLVAEDGGYALRRTARTDLDVDLRRADDLVAVARDARAAQDWDSARDLLDAAVALWRGGQPLAGLPGPYLRAESRRLADRRRTLVEDRTELELRLGRHAAAEEALTWLLYLDPARERTRELLARALAHDEPVSPGLRSLLRAGRYGPRQDRAGGGRTAELGRLADHLTRQRPTVRNVGVISGGTGVGKTSLAARVADAVQDRFPDGRLYAIMPADGDPEAAVPHLAAVLLRQLGYRSEEIPADGEERVAFYRSAIGALRLVVVLDEVRAIGPVLPLLPDATGAALVVGRDRPPAGLTGVLSVHLESLSTTDALELLALRVGEERVAARRAVARAALEACGCSEAAVEAVAAELMLDGPADRTAAEVMINNTALRLTHDLAPPALAAFRLLTLPHGPDLPAAAVAALTGTEPAAAQAHLETLVRTGLLKTPAPGRYRHREALAPFAYEELTRHTAQEDRDAALSRLLDWYLVTAHRAYGLDSPGALLLDRSAAPAGPVTALPLADRRAASEWWATDGTGALAVVRQTAGLRSGSYVTRCADTLLLLEPLLGTGLFTSRYEQAAVAVIAGAGRDEKRAEARARLARARACLAADRFADAEDEARRAYRLGLDAGDPVTSGRAPLVRGSVAVALQRPDAEQHFTLARSHCQVQGDRLGEAAVLVERSRLCVRDRKAEQGVGLARQGVDVYRAAGQGQRLGTGLYFLAVAQAEAGRHEEALVALQEALPLLNEAGQRLWAGLAQLRTAESCLATDWADGAVQAAEEAVRLFAVADGGRRAADGLSLLAHALEAQGQANQAQERWSEALSLYETLNVPGLDGPQLRPPLEPGGA is encoded by the coding sequence GTGGAAGCTCCGGCCGAGGCCGTCGGCGGCAGGACGGCCGAAGAGCCTGTCGAAGAGCCCTCCGGCGCGGAGCCGGAGCCCGCCGTCGAGCCCGCCGCGTACCCGTCGGGAGCCCGGCCCGTCCCCGCCCTGCCCGTCGAGGAACTGCGCGAGCCGCTGCGCTTCACCGTGCTCGGGCCGGTCGGGCTGTGGCGCGGCGACCAGCGGATCGACATCGCCTCCCGCCTGGACCGGGCCCTGCTCGCGGCCCTCCTGCTGCGCCACGAAGGCGTCGCCTCCGAGGCCGAACTGCTCAACGCGCTCTGGGGCGGTGACCCGCCGCGCAGCGCCCGTTCGATGCTGGACCACAGCATCGCGCGGCTGCGCAAGGCCCTCGGCGAGGACGAGCACGTCCTGGTCCGCGAGCGTGTCGGCTATGCCCTGCGCGCGGACGCCGGGACCGACATAGAGATGGACCTGGAACGCGCCGAGGGATATGAACGCGCCGCCCGCGCCGCCCGGGACGCGGGGGAGTGGGAGCGCGCCCGCATGCTGCTGGACGCGGCGCTCGGCCTGTGGCGCGGCGAGCCGCTGGCCGGACTGCCCGGCCCGTACGCGCAGTCCGAGCGGCTCCGGCTGACCGAGTGGCGGTACACCCTGGCCGAGGACCGCATCGAGTGCGACCTGTGGCTCGGCCGGTACGACGAGGCCCAGACCGAGCTGTCCGAACTGCTCGCCCGCACCCCGTCCCGCCCCCGCCTGCGTGAACTGCTGGCGCTCGCCCGTGGCCAGGGCCGGACGGGACGGACCGACCCCGCCCCGCGGTCCCCGCGCGCACCGCTGCGCATCACCGTGCTCGGGCCGGTGCGGGTGCTGCGCGACGGGGTGGACCTGGCCACCGGCACACCGCAGCAGCGCGCGCTCCTCGCCGTACTGGTCCTGCGCGCGGGCCGCGTCATCGCCGAGGACGACCTGATCGAGGCCCTGTGGGGCGACGACCCGCCGAACGCCGCGCACGCCGCCCTGCGCACCTACGCCTCCCGGCTGCGCAAGGCCCTCGGGCCGGACGCGGACGTCCTGGTCGCCGAGGACGGCGGCTACGCGCTGCGCCGGACCGCCAGGACCGACCTCGACGTGGACCTGCGCCGGGCCGACGACCTGGTCGCCGTGGCCCGCGACGCCCGCGCGGCCCAGGACTGGGACAGCGCCAGGGACCTGCTGGACGCGGCCGTCGCCCTGTGGCGGGGCGGCCAGCCCCTGGCGGGACTGCCGGGGCCGTATCTGCGTGCGGAGTCCCGGCGGCTGGCCGACCGGCGGCGCACCTTGGTCGAGGACCGCACCGAACTGGAACTGCGCCTGGGCCGGCATGCCGCCGCGGAAGAGGCGCTGACCTGGCTGCTGTACCTGGACCCGGCCCGCGAGCGCACCCGCGAACTCCTCGCGCGCGCCCTGGCCCACGACGAGCCGGTCTCCCCGGGGCTGCGCAGCCTGCTGCGGGCCGGCCGGTACGGACCCCGGCAGGACCGCGCGGGCGGCGGCCGGACGGCCGAGCTGGGGCGGCTGGCGGACCACCTGACGCGGCAGCGGCCCACGGTACGCAACGTCGGCGTCATCTCCGGGGGCACGGGCGTCGGCAAGACGAGCCTGGCGGCGCGGGTGGCCGACGCCGTGCAGGACCGGTTCCCGGACGGACGGCTGTACGCGATCATGCCCGCGGACGGCGATCCGGAAGCCGCGGTACCGCACCTGGCCGCCGTACTGCTGCGCCAACTCGGCTACCGGAGCGAGGAGATCCCCGCCGACGGCGAGGAGCGGGTGGCGTTCTACCGGTCGGCGATCGGCGCGCTGCGCCTGGTCGTCGTCCTGGACGAGGTACGCGCGATCGGGCCCGTGCTGCCCCTGCTCCCGGACGCCACGGGCGCCGCGCTGGTCGTCGGCCGCGACCGGCCGCCGGCCGGCCTGACCGGTGTCCTCTCCGTCCACCTGGAGTCCCTGAGCACCACCGACGCGCTGGAACTCCTCGCGCTGCGGGTGGGCGAGGAGCGGGTCGCGGCCCGCCGCGCGGTGGCGCGCGCGGCGCTGGAGGCGTGCGGCTGTTCGGAGGCCGCGGTCGAGGCGGTGGCGGCGGAACTGATGCTGGACGGCCCGGCGGACCGTACGGCGGCCGAGGTCATGATCAACAACACCGCGCTGCGCCTCACCCACGACCTCGCCCCGCCGGCGCTCGCCGCCTTCCGGCTGCTGACGCTCCCGCACGGCCCCGACCTGCCGGCCGCCGCCGTGGCCGCCCTGACCGGCACCGAACCCGCCGCCGCCCAGGCACACCTGGAGACCTTGGTACGTACCGGCCTGCTCAAGACCCCGGCCCCCGGCCGCTACCGGCACCGCGAGGCGCTCGCCCCGTTCGCGTACGAGGAACTGACCCGCCACACCGCGCAGGAGGACCGCGACGCCGCGCTGTCCCGGCTGCTCGACTGGTACCTCGTCACCGCCCACCGGGCGTACGGCCTGGACTCGCCCGGCGCTCTGCTGCTCGACCGGAGCGCCGCGCCCGCGGGCCCCGTGACGGCCCTCCCGCTCGCGGACCGCAGGGCGGCGTCGGAGTGGTGGGCGACGGACGGGACCGGAGCGCTGGCCGTCGTCCGGCAGACGGCGGGCCTGCGGTCCGGCTCGTACGTCACCCGGTGCGCCGACACCCTGCTGCTCCTCGAACCGCTGCTGGGCACGGGGCTCTTCACGAGCCGGTACGAGCAGGCCGCGGTGGCGGTGATCGCCGGCGCCGGACGCGACGAGAAGCGCGCGGAGGCGCGGGCCCGGCTGGCCCGCGCCCGCGCCTGCCTGGCGGCCGACCGCTTCGCCGACGCGGAGGACGAGGCCCGCCGCGCGTACCGGCTGGGCCTCGACGCGGGCGACCCGGTGACCAGCGGCCGGGCACCGCTGGTGCGCGGCAGCGTCGCGGTCGCGCTCCAACGGCCCGACGCCGAGCAGCACTTCACGCTGGCCAGGAGCCACTGCCAGGTGCAGGGCGACCGGCTGGGCGAGGCCGCCGTCCTGGTGGAGCGCTCCCGGCTGTGCGTCCGCGACCGGAAGGCGGAGCAGGGCGTCGGGCTCGCCCGGCAGGGCGTGGACGTCTACCGGGCCGCGGGCCAGGGCCAGCGCCTCGGTACGGGCCTGTACTTCCTCGCCGTCGCCCAGGCCGAGGCGGGCCGCCACGAGGAGGCGCTGGTCGCCCTCCAGGAGGCGCTGCCCCTCCTGAACGAGGCCGGACAGCGGCTCTGGGCGGGCCTGGCCCAGTTGCGGACCGCCGAGTCCTGTCTGGCCACCGACTGGGCGGACGGCGCTGTACAGGCGGCGGAGGAAGCGGTACGCCTGTTCGCGGTGGCGGACGGCGGGCGGCGGGCGGCCGACGGGCTGAGTCTGCTGGCGCACGCGCTGGAGGCCCAGGGCCAGGCGAACCAGGCCCAGGAGCGCTGGAGCGAAGCGCTCAGCCTGTACGAGACGCTGAACGTACCCGGCCTGGACGGACCGCAGCTCCGGCCGCCGCTGGAGCCCGGCGGGGCATGA